The proteins below come from a single Pleuronectes platessa chromosome 1, fPlePla1.1, whole genome shotgun sequence genomic window:
- the LOC128439935 gene encoding synaptosomal-associated protein 25-A, with translation MADEADMRNELADLQTRADHVADESLESTRRMLALVEESKDAGIRTLVMLDEQGEQLERIEEGMDQINKDMKDAEKNLNNLGQFCGLCSCPCNKIKGGGQAWGANQDGVVNSQPGARVVDEREQMAISGGFIRRVTEDARENEMDENLEQVGGIIGNLRHMALDMGQEIDTQNRQVDRIMEKADSNKTRIDEANQRATKMLGSG, from the exons ATGGCAGACGAAGCAGACATGCGCAATGAGCTGGCCGACCTGCAGACACGCGCAGACCACGTAGCTGATGAG TCTCTGGAGAGCACTCGGCGTATGCTGGCTCTGGTTGAGGAG AGCAAAGATGCCGGCATCAGGACCCTGGTCATGCTGGATGAGCAGGGAG AACAACTGGAGCGCATCGAGGAGGGGATGGACCAAATCAATAAGGACATGAAGGATGCAGAAAAGAATTTGAACAATCTAGGACAATTCTGTGGTCTATGTTCATGTCCCTGTAACAA gattAAGGGCGGTGGCCAGGCCTGGGGAGCGAACCAGGATGGTGTTGTTAACAGCCAGCCTGGGGCTCGAGTGGTGGATGAGCGTGAACAGATGGCTATCAGTGGGGGCTTCATCCGCAG GGTAACAGAAGATGCCCGGGAGAATGAAATGGACGAGAACCTGGAGCAGGTGGGCGGCATCATCGGTAATCTGCGTCACATGGCCCTGGACATGGGTCAGGAAATTGACACGCAGAACCGCCAGGTTGACAGGATCATGGAGAAG GCCGATTCCAACAAGACCAGGATCGACGAGGCCAACCAGCGTGCGACCAAGATGTTGGGCAGTGGCTAA